TTTGGCTAATTCATGCTAAGCTCatatgtgtcagctttggaagccatactaggccagaagcttctgtgctgccatttTCTCATGTGTGGAAAAGTAGGGGGAGGGATTTAGTAGACAAAATGGCATTCTtcttgtcagtcaaggtcaggctgatcctgcatctggagaaggagtggtcggagtgctgtctcgagatgggacggttggcgattggagcatgtgatcaactgcggggatggttttggggttttttgatttactgaggggaaaCCCGGAATTcgcagattcaggttttcccagatatgccagtttacctatcctagtaaatagaactttgaaagatggttgcttcggagtttttacttgagtggggtttttttctggaatgctgacattatgTCTGTCCTGCTAAAAGAATGACTCATAATGAACTGGGTGCACACAGTGcattaatattttattgattcTGCATCTGATAAAATATCTAAAGTCGGTATTTATGCAAAATGTTATATTTTGCTAATCTTCTATACCCATCCATTCTAGGGCAGGTTGAAAGGGTCACAGCAGATAAGAAAAGATATAGTTTCAGGTATATGAGTTTGACTGCATTCCAGTAAATATATATAACTTGACTAGGATAGGATGTAGTGTTAGAAATTTGAATTATAATTCTCAGCTATTACAATTACAGTTACAATTCTCGGCTAATAGGGAATGGAATTTAGTAGGAGGCATAATAATTGGGAGAAAAAGTTTATTGCAAATCTGGAATCCTAGATTTCTTGAGATGATGGGATCTTTTAACTTTGTTTAAATTTTTATGAAGTGGTGTAGgctttggttttgttttctttttaaatgtctaGGCTGGAGAGATGCCAGATACAGTTCTTGACTGTTTGTTTTAATGAAGGCTAGTGATCTTAAACCTTCCCAACATCAGTAGTAGGATTCAAGCGGTGTAACAATCAATTCGCTGAGCATGCGCTCGgtgcttagaggtcttctagttcaaccctctgctcaggaaaGAAACTCAATACCAGTAGTCTTCAACCTTTGCGGCTTGGTGGTCCGgctgggggggaagagaggggaacTGGGCCCCCCAAGTGGCAAGTTGGCAGGTACGTGTGCGTGAGGCTGATGATGAATAGAGGAGTGCTAGgaacacagagggagggagggagggaagaaggaaggaaggaaggaaggaaagaaggaaggaaggaagacaaagttCTGGATATCCCAGAATGACATTCCACATAGGAAGCCTTCAGCAATTTCAATGCATGCAAGATTTCCTTGGTAGAGTAACCTATGTGGAAAGGGCAACATGAGTTCATAAAGCAAGAGAAATGATATCCTAAAATACAGAATGTGTCTCTCTTTCCTGCCTCACTCTGCCTCCCAGGAGCAGGTGGCAAAGAAAAAAGCACTGCAGAGTATGGCACTCATGTCTTCTACTCAGCTTATTTCGGCCACTGTCTTCAAGGAGAAACTAGACCTGTCGGAACACTACTATCAATGTAGCACCACCACTGTAAGCACTGTAAGtacctgcttaggtaggaaatttGTCTGGTGAAAGAACTCTCTGTTGATTAGTTAGATGGctctctataggtagtccttactgGGATGCGgtgctcagtgactaagacactgagcttgtcaatcgaaaggtcggcagttcagtggttcaaatccctagtgctgcgtaacggggtgagctcccgttacttgtaccaacttctgccaacctagcaatttgaaagcacataaaaaatgcaaaaaatagaaaaatagggaccacctttggtgggaaggtaacagcgttccatgcactttggcatttagtcatggtgaccacatgaccacagagttgtctttggacagcactagctcttcaggtttaaaatggagatgaacaccgccccctagagttgggaatgactagcacatatgtgcgagcggaacctttaccttaggtagtccttgactttagtTATTTGCCTCtcatatagtccttgacttacaacagaccCCAAAATAGATATTTATGACCTAGAGTCAAAGTACACAGTCTGAGGCACAGTCCCCCGACTGCAAttatgtgatcatattttggaAGCTTGGAGAGCCCATATTtatagctgtttgcagcatcccgtaGTCACATTACcatgatttatgacattttttgtcgGAAATTGGTGTTTGCTTCCGGTTTCCCAGCAaagacaatgggtttgcttaacaaccacgacTATTCATTAATGATCACCACAAAAAAGCTGTTAAATTGGGTTGGTCATCTGATGACCTACTTAATGACTggcatgacttatgactgtaattccaggctcaagtatagtcataaattgaggactacctataattgatAAATTGGCATCaagtttatcaaaatatttttaagctAATAGCACATGCTTTCTGATGATTTATGCCTCTATCATAGCAGGTGTTCTGTTTTATTAATATAAGAGGATGTTTTTTCTAACTTGGTGTTTGCAATGTATAAAACTTACATGCCTTTAAAAACAAATTGTCATTACATTTAATTGTGGATACTATTTGGGTGAATTAAAGAACATTTCCATATTTGCAAAAGAAATTTGGCTTATATTATATAACACAGAAATGGtaggaatattttaaatgttctttCTGGTTTCAGCAGTCCACAGACTTTTTCCATTTCTGGGCTGGGGATGTAAACCAAGGCCAAACTACTCCAGAGTAAGTTTTAGATTGATATTTTTGCAACCAGCATGTTTATGTCTATCTCTGGAGCATTTTCTGCTGAATTGCTACTTTTATGTGTCCTCCCTTTCTTCAGTATCAAGCCCATCCTCCAGGCCCCATATCCCACCACACCAATTGCAGCATCACTTGATGCCCCAGGTAAGCATTACTCCTACTTCCATCACccatttgtacaggtaatcctcatagAACAACTATCCATTCAGCGACTATtccaagttacgatggcactgaacaagggggacttacaactggtcctcattgttgtgattgttgcagcatccacataGACACATGATtgtaattcagatgcttggcaaccaactcgcAATTACGATGCTACAGcttcctgtgatcatgtgatcaccatttgtgaccttctctgctggcttccaataagcaacGAGGAAGTCAGCaggagattgcaaatggcaatcccaTAAACACAGGAAGCTATGACCATGCAGGATTGGCCTAACAATGACAACTGGAACTGCCACAACTGCCATCATAAGTCAATACAGTCATATAATGTCACTCTTTATAACTGTATTGTTTGGCAAtaaagttgctggtcccaattaccatcattaatgaccatcattaagtgaggactgcctATACTACTAAACATGGGGATGTGTTCCATTAGCTACAAGTCTTTTTCTCTTGGCTTCTCAGGTTATTCCACCACCCCAGGGATGGATTCTTGTCTCCTCAGCACAAATATTCCTTGGCCGAGAGGTCATATTGGTACAGAAACACTTCGACTGGTGGAGTTTAATGTTTTTATGGAGTGGCAGAATGAACGAGATTTGGTAAAACAACGCACATGTGCTCCCTCAATGCTCCCTTGCTGTTCCCATCTGCTAGAGTAAACTTGGCTTGAAAAGTTTGAGGAATGGTAAAACTGACTATAATAAGATTAAAGCTAGAGAAATGATCCTTAGTCTTGCTTGGTATGTGAAACTCAGTAATCTATTTGGGATAGTAACAGTCTTCCTACCTAATGCTCCAGAGTTattaagagaataataaaaaaaactgttctttactTCATCCAGGAAAAACAGGATAAACAGGATAGAGTTCTTGGAGGACAGATAGGTTATCACGATCAATTAGAATGAATTGGGAATAAAGATGAAGGAACCTGATGAAGTAAAGATAGAATTTAAGCTTTAAGATGCTAGCAGGTCCATTAACATCTGGAAGCCAAACCTGAAAAATTGTAAGGTGTAAAACTTCGTCGTCTGATTTTGGCAGGAAGTTTGGGATGAAAATGTTAGCTTAGGTCTAACTAATAGTAGGTAAATATATTTATGTGTTATGCTAAGTATCATTTGCTTAACCATGATTTATCGAATACATCATAAATGGTTGGTTTCACCCAACACATTAAGGCAATGTTTCTCTATCTTGGCAACTTGGAaacgtggatttcaactcccagaattccacattggctagggagttctgggagttgaagtccacatatcttcaagctgccaagactGAAAAACCTTGCACTAAAGTCTAAAAGCAAGaatttcaaacaagaaaggctggATTCATACGAATACAAATCCAATGTGCGGGTGCTGCTTTTTAGTTAACTTCTGTCTCTCAGCTCCCTTCTGCATGTATGAAAACTATGCTGACTTAGCAAGTTTATCTGAAAAAAATCTTCACCTATCTTAGGGGTGTCAGACtcatggcctgcaggccagatgcatcacatactGCCCACGGCAACCccccaaagggggaaaatgtcccaatacatcatgtgacgatgaTGTGACGATGCAAGCTTGACACAACCTTGACCTATCTCATGGCCATTTAATTACACTGAAAGTTCTATCCAGGATAACTGAGGGGTTCCAAGTTGGAAAGGCGATGTCTATTAATGTCGGTATGTCAGAGAGATGCCATTGCATGCAAATTTTGAAATTGCTGAATGAGTCCCAACCTTGCAATAGTGtaatgctcagtggtgggattcaaataatttaagcaACGGTTctgtgccttaatgatttcttccaacaaccagttcaccaaactgctcagaaagttaacaaccggttctcccgaagtggtgcaaactggctgaatcccaccactggtaatgcTTTGCTGCCACCAGTAAACAGCATCCTTTCTCTCTGGTGCATCTTTGCATTCAGAGGGAACACACTTTCTGGTATGCTTCTATTACCTCTCAACAAGTTCCTGAGCTCCAGAAAGCAATTTGTGAGATAAGGCAGTCTATGTTCATCTGACAGCTCTGACTTCCCCTTTTCTTCTCCACAGTTTAAGCGGCTGCATCGTTTTGTTTACATTGACCTAGCACCCATGCGTGAGTCACCCCTGGAAATGGTGGACATACGCCAAATCTATGACAAATTTCCAGAGGAAGGAGGTGGACTGCGAGATCTATATGATCAAGGCCCTCCTGATGCTTTCTTCTTGGTCAAATTCTGGGTAAGAACTCTTTTGCTCACTGAATTCCCAAATCATTAGGAATACAAGCAGGTTCCCCTGGGACTTACGATCAGTGCTTGCATGAAACAGGGTGTCTTGTTGGTATTAGTATCCAGATTGCAGGGATCAGTGGATAGATTTGGAGCAGAGGCAGGCAACCAACCAGATGTATTCCAAATGCTTGGGATTTTGAACCCTATCTACTCTAATTAGTATGGCAAGTGGAAAGGACTTGTAGGAGTTGTAGTTCAAACATTTGCAAGTTACTTATCCATGTTTTTAGACGTTCTGAGCTGGTAGTtaggttatacaggtagtctttgacttatgaccacatttggccccaaaatttctgttgctaagcatgactactgttaagtgaattttgccacattttaccatctttattgccacagttgttaagtgaatcagtgcagttgttaagtttgtaacacagttgttaagcaaatccggcttcctcattgacttggcttgtcagaagatcgcaaaatatggtcacatgacctcaggacactgcaactgtcacaaataggaatcagttgccaagtgtccgaattttgatcacatgaggatGGAAATGttcgtaagtttgaaaaacagtaataagtcactttttttcagtgccgttgtaaattttgatggtgactaaatgaactgttgtaagccaagaatATATCTGAAAACAGTCATCCCGCAACTCTCAAAATGGCTTGCTGCAACACACATATGCTTGTTGGTTAACAGCAGCAATCAAGTCATTCTCAAGACTGAGTTTAAAACTAAGCTAATGAATTAAACATCTTGTTGGTTAGTGTTTGACCTCAGTACAAATCCCTTTTCAATTATGAAGAATGGTAATTCTCAAGTCTTCCTCACAGCTAGTAAATTAGAAACAGGGAGGCTTTGTCAATAAAACTGTTGCTGAGATATTTGGATTCTGATCCTGGGTACAATTAAAAGTCACCTTCGACAGCTTTATAACAAGAACAAATATTAGAACTGTTGGATGCATTAAAACTTTATATTGCTTGCCCAGCCGCATATTTCCTCTTCCACAATACAGTGCTGCAAGTCATATCTTCATGTTCAAAtaccattatttttaaaataaacaacaagTGAATGTAACATACGATATTTATTCCTTGTGCTAAGTACAAATCAGAAATaatttttgcttctgtttttatttatgcTTTTCTTGGACTCTGGGGTATATGCTGCGCTTAATCCAAAATTCTATATAGGCAGCCTTTGACttaacaacaatttgtttagtgactgttcatagttacaacagcactcaagAAAAGTTATTTATGACCTTGTTTCACCCTTacaaatgttgcagcatccccgtggtcatgtgatctcaAAAATCATACACTTGGCAGCTGGCATTTATGATATCTGCAGTGTTCTGGGATCATAagcaagtcaatggaggaagctggatttgcttaaccatcGTATgagtcacttaactgcagtgattcacttaacaaaaatgACTAAAATGGTTGCAAAGTTGGGCATATCTCACTGAATAACCTCtttgcttaacagcagaaattctggtcccagttgtgggtgTAAGTTGAGGTTTACCTGTATTTCTAAGAAAATGATAAGCAGGGCCATTATGATGAGCAATGTCTTTTTCCCTGCTGTTTGCTCCCAGCTTctgaaataaatagatatgtcgcTTTAATAACTGGGGATGTCATTGCactactctagagcaggggtacaCAACCCCTGGGCCTCAGCCCACTACCAGGCCGTGGAGTATTTAGAATTGGGGCACGCGAGTGGCTGGCTGGAGCACGTGTGTGCACATGCAGCTCAACTTGTGCAAGCAACAGGCTGGTGAGCACTCACATGGCCTGGCAGTTGCTCAAGTTGATTGCATATGTGCATGCCAGCCTGCCATTCATGTAAATCAAGCTGCACGCATGTGTGCCAGCGTACTGCTTGCGAAGACACTTTACCTCTCCTCCCCACAGCTGGGCCACaaaagttggggaccactgctttaaAGACTAACACTCAATTATCTTTGTCCCACCCTTCcattaattattaaaaacagttctGATTCTGTTTTCCAATCTCTTGCTCTAGGCTGACCTAAGCTGTtccctccctggagaagagcctggaGGCAGAGGAGGGGCCTTCTATGGGGTGAGCAGTCGATATGAGGGCCCACAGACTCTGACTCTCAGTTGTGCCTCCAAAGTCTGCTCGTTTGGCAAACAGGTGGTGGAAAAACTGGAGGTGGGTGAAGTGAGGGTAGAGCTCTGAGGCTGAGGGCGGAGATGAGGGTGGCCATGCTGGGATGAGCCAGGGAGGGATGTGGGGAGCAGAGTGTTTAAATGTGCTAAGAAACCCAGTCACAGAATGTCAAGGTTGTTGCATGCAGCTGTGTTAAAAAGCTGCCTTGTTCCAagtctgtttactgtatttggcCTGTGCGCAGCATCTGGCTCTGGCTTGCTGAGGCAACATGACATTTTCCAGCAGATAGAGTGAAGGAGACAGGCAGTCTGTCCAAAGCTTGGAATATCTTATCTGATTAAATTgtctcattttaattgtaattaacTTCTGCGGAGGtcactgtaaaaatgttgttgagactagaaagaatgcagagaagaagaacaaagatgactggaggctaaaacatataaagaacggttgctggaactgggtatgtctagtttaataaaagtgGGGGGGCTagaggtgacatgacagcagggttccaatatctcaggggttgccacaaagaagagggaatcaagctattcctcaaatcacccgaaggcaggacaagaagcaatgaatgtgaactaatcaaggagagaagcaacctagaactaaggagaaaattcctgacagtcagaacaattaataagtggaaaaacttgcctttaAAAGCTGTGGATGCTCAAACactaaaagtttttaagaaaaggttggacaaccatttgcctgaaatactttagggtttcctgcctaagcagagggttggactagaagacctccaaggtcccttccagctctgttattctaattcccaagggtgtgtgtgtaagtgcactaatgtgcctatcatccctgtcactttttatttttatttttttcattttggtcATTTGAATTTGTaatttgtgtttgacaaataaataaaataaaaataaatagacacCAAGATATGTGGGTTTTCTCTCTGTGTTCATTGACTAGAGGCAAAATCTgtagcattttatatttttttggaatCTGACTTCCAGAGTTAGCAAAAGAATTGTAATCTGGAGGGACCACACAAAGTTTATCTTGCCTGATCTTAGAAGATAAAGAATGGGTGAAGGAAATAATCAATAGGAGAAAGGTCGCTAGGAACTCCTCTGGGGATTTCCTTGTAATTCCTTTTggttccctagtccttctctaagagaaagttcaggggtgggttctaattttttttactaccagttctgtgggcgtggcttattttatgggtgtggcttgatggtcatgtgacactgggtgtggcttggcagtcatgactgggtgggcgtggccaataacaataaataataaaaataatatacaaaacaataagaggtaccaaaaaccaactttcacactttacacccacacaacacaacacaactgactcacacacaaggtaaaagcagctgcacttcacccaaaatgcacccctgcaacaagcaggaacctcacacagccacaaaaagctcaaaaatcaactttcacactttacacacacacacaacacaattgacacacacaatgtaaaagcagctgcacttcacccaaaatggcccctgcaacaagcaggaacctcacacagccacaaaaagctcaaaaatcaactttcacactttacacacacacacaaaacaatagaactcacacacacacacacacacacacacacacacacacacacacacactgctagatacagctttgtgagatttggtgtgttgtatagttagagtgaaacactacaaaacacaccaaatctcagaaaactacacaaatattttattttattattttatttatattttttagatcagggatctccaaccttagaaactttaaggtttcccagagttcctcagccaggaaaactggctgaggaactctgggagttgaagtccataagccttaaagttactaaggttggagacccctgttttagataaaagcagctaaatttaaaacttccttaacttttaattgctgtctaaaaaccgaactccttaaaaaaacccaattacctattttttaatagtttacttacccaattgaggcagacagattgagttgctcaccgaggagatggattgtaggcaggcagattcagttgctagctgatgcaactgattgcagaagccatggttttgcgagcccaaaaggagcaggcgattgggtgggcatgggtggggactgttataaaaggttgttaaaaagtgattttaaaagcctgtgatgatcaggaaactcatctgggatcgccagaggaaaaaaagattttaaaaggctcctctgataatcccagctgaagttgcctcatggcaacccagaacctcttaaaaggattttttttacaagctcttctgctgaagagcttgtagaaaacatgttttttaaaggttctggtgatcaggcaattcagctgggatcgccagaggagccttttaaaaccttttttttttacaacctcttcggctaagGAAACAGGTTTGGGGGTATGGCCAGCTGGATATtgttaccggttctgcgaacttggccagatttttgccaacggttcttaagaaccgttcagaaccagtagcaacccaccactgagaaagTTCAGGATTCTCAATACAGAGAACTAAACTCTGGCTACTTTTCACACTGTGAATGTcttggtctagtctagtctttctAACACTTGTGCTCTTTACTTGTACTGGGGTTGAATTCCcataatcccccagccagcaagacCATAATCTGTTCTGGTTGCTGACTTTAAGAACTCAGGTCAATCACATCAGGGGATGTCATAATTAAACCAGCCCTCATACTGAATATGATTTCTACATTATCATCTCTTTTTGCATCATAAGCAAACAAAATCTCAGGAATTGATTCATTTTGGGCTTAGGCAGGAAAGGCTTTCGGATCAAaggcattgttttaaaaaaactgagcTCAAAATCCACTCACTATTAAGAGTTTTAGGTCATATATGTATGCAGGTATATTGAACTCCAGGGGTATAATGCAGAACAAGTTTGGGATTGGCTTTATGTTATAGATTATTTTTTGGCAGAAAACTATCATAGCAAAAACTGGATGGGCTAAAATCTTTCCCCTTGATAAAATAGTGCTAAAATAGCACTATTTTAtctacagtgtttctcaaatttggcaacttttggatgtatgggcttcaattcccagaatgctctagtcagccttgctggctgggggaatctgggagttgaaatccacacatctggtAGTTGCCCAATAACAGGAAATCAGATGTTTAGTTTTGTTTGCCTATAGAAGCAAAAGGTTTGGGATTCATAAAATTAGGCTTGGGGAAGTAAAGCTGCAGTGATTTAAGACAATGATGGAAAGATCTGGATCAGAGGtcgtattcagccagttcataccggTTCGTGCAAATCTTtggcggaaatttggccaaggtcaccaaaccggtagcgatggccagctagccatgcccccgaaccggtcCCCCAGTCGCTGCTCCTCACCCTGCCCACTATGTTTGTTGCCCACAAGTTCTTTGCCCAGGTGCATCCCATTACCttacaagtccaatgggatgcgcatgcgcaaagaacatggcagcGATGGCAGCAGTACTTTTCAGCGGCCTGCAGCCAGCCACCACCTCTTTGAGTCCCTtgcagagggacacacacacacacaccgcccccGCTGCCACTACTTTTGCTCTTGGCTTCTTGGCGCTCTTAAAGTTGATCACTAGTACcttctcttttcctcagaggcacGGTGTCTGCCTCCCTTCACACTCCTTGTggagggggacacacacacacactcccctgtCACCCATGCTGCCGCTACTTCTGCTCTCAGCTTCTCAGTGCTCTTaaagtcaatctttttttttttttttttacatttataccccgcccttctccgaagactcagggcagcttacagtgtatagggcaatagtctcattctatttgtatatattttttacaaagtcaacttattgcccccccaacaatctgggtcctcattttacctaccttataaaggatggaaggctgagtcaaccttgggccgggctcgaacctgcagtaattgcaggctttgtgttcttaataacaggtcttaataacaggccttaccaggctgagCTATCCGGCTCAGAActggaagacgtttccttagatcgCCACCAAACTCATCGCTGGGAGAGGTGTAGGCTAGCCCCTGAATATACGAGAAGTCTTGGACAAAGCTCTTAC
Above is a window of Ahaetulla prasina isolate Xishuangbanna chromosome 4, ASM2864084v1, whole genome shotgun sequence DNA encoding:
- the TEAD2 gene encoding transcriptional enhancer factor TEF-4 isoform X3, encoding MGEAEENSLKNDAEGVWSSDIEQTFQEALKIYPPCGRRKIILSDEGKMYGRNELIARFIKLKTGKIRTRKQVSSHIQVLARRKTRESQTKLKEQVAKKKALQSMALMSSTQLISATVFKEKLDLSEHYYQCSTTTVSTQSTDFFHFWAGDVNQGQTTPDIKPILQAPYPTTPIAASLDAPGYSTTPGMDSCLLSTNIPWPRGHIGTETLRLVEFNVFMEWQNERDLFKRLHRFVYIDLAPMRESPLEMVDIRQIYDKFPEEGGGLRDLYDQGPPDAFFLVKFWADLSCSLPGEEPGGRGGAFYGTAEPPYWENGRFVFRLHRSPLCEYLINFIRKLQKLPEKIMMDSVLENFSVLQVLRDQETQELLLCVAFVFEVSAREWGSQHHIYQLGRD
- the TEAD2 gene encoding transcriptional enhancer factor TEF-4 isoform X1; translation: MGEAEENSLKNDAEGVWSSDIEQTFQEALKIYPPCGRRKIILSDEGKMYGRNELIARFIKLKTGKIRTRKQVSSHIQVLARRKTRESQTKLKEQVAKKKALQSMALMSSTQLISATVFKEKLDLSEHYYQCSTTTVSTQSTDFFHFWAGDVNQGQTTPDIKPILQAPYPTTPIAASLDAPGYSTTPGMDSCLLSTNIPWPRGHIGTETLRLVEFNVFMEWQNERDLFKRLHRFVYIDLAPMRESPLEMVDIRQIYDKFPEEGGGLRDLYDQGPPDAFFLVKFWADLSCSLPGEEPGGRGGAFYGVSSRYEGPQTLTLSCASKVCSFGKQVVEKLETAEPPYWENGRFVFRLHRSPLCEYLINFIRKLQKLPEKIMMDSVLENFSVLQVLRDQETQELLLCVAFVFEVSAREWGSQHHIYQLGRD
- the TEAD2 gene encoding transcriptional enhancer factor TEF-4 isoform X2 encodes the protein MGEAEENSLKNDAEGVWSSDIEQTFQEALKIYPPCGRRKIILSDEGKMYGRNELIARFIKLKTGKIRTRKQVSSHIQVLARRKTRESQTKLKEQVAKKKALQSMALMSSTQLISATVFKEKLDLSEHYYQCSTTTVSTSTDFFHFWAGDVNQGQTTPDIKPILQAPYPTTPIAASLDAPGYSTTPGMDSCLLSTNIPWPRGHIGTETLRLVEFNVFMEWQNERDLFKRLHRFVYIDLAPMRESPLEMVDIRQIYDKFPEEGGGLRDLYDQGPPDAFFLVKFWADLSCSLPGEEPGGRGGAFYGVSSRYEGPQTLTLSCASKVCSFGKQVVEKLETAEPPYWENGRFVFRLHRSPLCEYLINFIRKLQKLPEKIMMDSVLENFSVLQVLRDQETQELLLCVAFVFEVSAREWGSQHHIYQLGRD